From the genome of Streptomyces xanthophaeus:
CATGCTGGCGCACCAGGCCCAGGACCGGCCCGCGCTCGACGACGTGGTGAAGCAGTGCCGCGCCCTGATCGAGTCGCAGGGCTTCAAGGTCGCCCAGGCCCGACGCCGCCTGACGAGTCACACGGCTGCACCCACACAGATACTGGACAGCCTGCTCCACCCGGCCGAGGCACCGACCGTTCCCTTCTCCCCCGCCGGAGAGCCGGAGGCCGGGGCGACCGCGGAACCGCCCACGACGACCGGGACCGGTACCGAAGCGACGCGCGTCCTGCCTCCTACCGGCCCCGACCGTACCCCCACACTCGTCGACCACCCCGAGCCCCGGCCCGAGGCCGCCGGCGCAACGGGTCCGGCCCAGAACCCGCCCTCAGCGCCGACCCCCGACACGGGCCGGACCCCGTCTCCCCTCCCGGCACCCGGCCCCCCGGCCAAGGCCCGTGGCGGACGCCCCCGCCACTCCGCGCAGGCCCGGATCACGGCCCAGCGGCTGCGAGAGGCCTATGCGGCATCCGCGACCTTCTGACGGGCGCGGACCCGCGATACTGGAGGACCTGCCCCATCCGCCACGAAACGCCACAGGAGGCCACGGGTGACCGTCGTCCAGACCAGCTCCGAGCAGAACGGTGACCTGTCGGCTGAGGCGGGGCATGAGCAGTTCCCGGCCGGCGCGCAGGTCCTCGTCCGCGACGAGGTGTGGCTGGTCAAGAGCTCCGTCCTGACCACGGAGGACGGCGCGCGCGTGGAAGTGGTCGGTGTGTCCGACTTCGTCCGCGACCAGGAGGCCGTGTTCTTCACGCGTCTGGACACGATCGAGCTGATCGACCCCCGGGACACCCGGCTGATCGCGGACGACTCTCCGAACTACCGGCGCTCCCGCCTGTTCCTGGAAGCCGTCCTGCGCCGGACGGCGCTGCCCCAGTCGGAGCGCCGGCTGGCCCTCGCGGACTCGTTCCTGCTGGATCCCCTGCCCTACCAGCGTCGGCCTGCCGAGCTCGCCCTCTCGGGCGCCAATCTGCGCCCGCGCCTCCTCATCGCGGATGTCGTGGGCCTGGGCAAGACCCTGGAGATCGGCCTCACCCTCGCCGAGCTGATCCGCCGCGGCCGGGGGGAGCGGATCCTCGTCGTCACGCCGCAGCACGTGCTGGAGCAGTTCCAGCACGAGCTGTGGACGAGGTTCGCGATTCCGCTGGTGCGACTGGACTCGGTGGGCATCGAGCGGATCCAGCGGGAGATCCCGGCCGGCCGTAACCCGTTCACCTTCTTCAAGCGGGTGATCGTCTCCATCGACACCCTCAAGAACACCGACCAGTACCGGCACCACCTGGAGCAGATCCGCTGGGACGCGGTCGTCATCGACGAGTCGCACAACCTGATCAACCGCGGCTCGCTCCGCAACCAGCTGGCCCAGACCCTGGCCCCCCGCACCGACGCCCTCATCCTCGCCTCCGCCACCCCGCACAACGGCGACGCGAAGTCCTTCGCCGAGCTCATCGGCCTCCTGGACCCCGCGGCGATCCGCGACCCTGAGAACTACCGGGCCGAGGACATCGAGCACCTCTTCATCCGCCGTACCAAGGTCAGCACCGAGGTCCGCGAGCAGATGAAGGGGCAGTGGGCGGACCGCGGCCCGTCCGAGGCAGTGCACTGCCGGGCCACCCCTGCCGAGGAGAAGATCTTCGAGGAGCTCGCGGCGGTCTGGCTGCCGAATGACGGCGGCACCTCCGTGAGCTCGGTACCGCTCTTCCCATACACGCTCCTGAAGTCCTTCCTGTCCTCCCACGCGGCGTTCAAGGCCACCGTCGCCGCTCGCATCAAGACGCTGGAGAAGAAGGACGACCCCCGGGGCACGGCCGCAGAGCTGTCCGCCCTGCACCGCCTGGTGGAGCTGGCCGCGGACATGACCGAGGCGGATTCGGCGAAATTCGGCGCGCTGGTGGAGCAGCTGAAGAGCATCGGTGTCGGCCCCTCCTCCGATACCCGCGTCGTCGTCTTCTCCGAACGCGTCCAGACCCTGGAATGGCTCGCCACCGTCCTGCCCGCCGCCCTCGGTTTCCGGGGCCGCACCGCGCAGGGCTGCACCCAGGTCATGCACGGCGGCCTCTCCGACGAACAGCAGATGGACGTCGTCGAGAAGTTCGGACTCGCCGGCGCTCCGGTACGCGTCCTGCTGACCGGCGATGTGGCGTCCGAAGGCGTCAACCTGCACCGCCAGTGCCATCAGCTCGTCCACTACGACGTCCCGTGGTCGCTGATCCGCATCGAGCAGCGCAACGGCCGCATCGACCGGTACGGGCAGGCCCACCAGCCGCAGTTCCGCGCGCTGATCCTGACCAGCGAGGTCGAAGGCGCCAAGGACGACACCCTCGTCTCCGAACGCCTGCTGGAGCGCGAGGACCAGGCGTACCGCGCGCTCGGCACCGCCGAGGCCGTCAGCGGGCTCTACCGGGCGGAGGCCGAGGAGAAGTCCCTGATCCAGGACCTGCTGCGCGGCAAGACCGTGGACGAGTCGCTGGACGCCAGGCAGTCCGGAGCCGACGCGGATGCGGCAGTGATGGACGACTTCCTCGCGGACTTCTTCGGCTCGGTCGGCGAACACCCGGCAGAAGCCGCGGACGATGCCGCTGAGGACTCCTCGGAAGCTCCCACACCGGAAGCGCCGGTGAGCGGCACGGACGCGAGCGGCGCCGTGCTCCCCCGCCTCTTCGACTCCACCGCCCACTTCCTCGACGAGGCACTGCGCGAGGTGTACCCCGACGCCCGCGACCGGCTCGACCTCGACCGCGACGACCAGTCGGGGCTGCTGTCGTTCAAGCCCCCCGCCGACCTCCTCCACCGGCTCAAGGCCCTGCCCGTGGACTACCTGCGGGAGCAGGGACTGCGCGAGCGCCTGCTCGTCACCTTCAACCGGCGGCTTGCCCAGCATTCGCTCCAGCGGGCCCGCGAGGCGGACTCCACGTCGAGCTGGCCGGAGATCTCGCTACTGACCGATCTGCACCCGGTGGTCGAGTGGCTCACCGACAAGGTGCTGGTCCGGCTCGGCCGCCAGGAAGCCCCGATGATCACCGCCGGCGTCGCGGAACCCACGTTCCTCGTGCAGGGCGTGTACTCGAACAGCCTCGGCAGGCCCACCGTCGTGAAGTGGATGGGCGTGACCAGGAGCGGGACCGTGAACGCGGACATGGTCTCCCTGCTGCGCAGCACCGGCGTGGGCCCCACCATGGCGAACAAGCTCCGCTACCGCAACCCCGCCCCTCTGAAGGCCGCGATCCCCGACGTGCTGAGCGCCGCCGAATCCTTCA
Proteins encoded in this window:
- a CDS encoding DEAD/DEAH box helicase, with the translated sequence MTVVQTSSEQNGDLSAEAGHEQFPAGAQVLVRDEVWLVKSSVLTTEDGARVEVVGVSDFVRDQEAVFFTRLDTIELIDPRDTRLIADDSPNYRRSRLFLEAVLRRTALPQSERRLALADSFLLDPLPYQRRPAELALSGANLRPRLLIADVVGLGKTLEIGLTLAELIRRGRGERILVVTPQHVLEQFQHELWTRFAIPLVRLDSVGIERIQREIPAGRNPFTFFKRVIVSIDTLKNTDQYRHHLEQIRWDAVVIDESHNLINRGSLRNQLAQTLAPRTDALILASATPHNGDAKSFAELIGLLDPAAIRDPENYRAEDIEHLFIRRTKVSTEVREQMKGQWADRGPSEAVHCRATPAEEKIFEELAAVWLPNDGGTSVSSVPLFPYTLLKSFLSSHAAFKATVAARIKTLEKKDDPRGTAAELSALHRLVELAADMTEADSAKFGALVEQLKSIGVGPSSDTRVVVFSERVQTLEWLATVLPAALGFRGRTAQGCTQVMHGGLSDEQQMDVVEKFGLAGAPVRVLLTGDVASEGVNLHRQCHQLVHYDVPWSLIRIEQRNGRIDRYGQAHQPQFRALILTSEVEGAKDDTLVSERLLEREDQAYRALGTAEAVSGLYRAEAEEKSLIQDLLRGKTVDESLDARQSGADADAAVMDDFLADFFGSVGEHPAEAADDAAEDSSEAPTPEAPVSGTDASGAVLPRLFDSTAHFLDEALREVYPDARDRLDLDRDDQSGLLSFKPPADLLHRLKALPVDYLREQGLRERLLVTFNRRLAQHSLQRAREADSTSSWPEISLLTDLHPVVEWLTDKVLVRLGRQEAPMITAGVAEPTFLVQGVYSNSLGRPTVVKWMGVTRSGTVNADMVSLLRSTGVGPTMANKLRYRNPAPLKAAIPDVLSAAESFMEEHRDAWDRPLRESIALHKERLGEWEQPTLAGEHTKKRLTDLADDLLTTGQRPMLRVLAVLLPDPDAPPAAPASPSAAPAAL